In Maridesulfovibrio sp., the genomic stretch CCAACAAACTCCCCGAATTTCATTAAAAAAGCAACACAAGCATGAAGCTCGTAAATATTTATTACTCTCACTTATAGCACTTTAAAACATTGGAAGTTTATGTGCAAGGATATAAAAAATCACAACCGATAATTTTGAAATTATTTTTTTTCTTAATTTTTTTATTACTTTTTACTTGCCAAACCAATCAGGATTAGATAGTTACCCAATCTCACGACGGGATGTGGCTCAGTCTGGTAGAGCGCTGCGTTCGGGACGCAGAGACCGGAGGTTCAAATCCTCTCATCCCGACCAGATAAAACTTAAAAGCCCTTACAATTAATTTTGTAAGGGCTTTTTATTTTGGACGGTTAATAATTTCCACGGCAAAAAAAAACTACAACTTACCCTTCTCCCTCAATAATTTCCTCTGCGTCACCTTGCCCCATTACCCATTGACGGTAGAGGGCCAGAGCCATACAGGTCAGAGGCAATGCCATTACGAGCCCCAGAAAGCCCAGCAGGTTGCCCCAAATGGAAAGGGAGAGCAGGATCATCCACGGGGAGAGCCCCATGCTTTCTCCTTGCAGTCGCGGAACAAGCACAGCGTCCTGCAAGACCTGCACAACGGCGAAAATAATCCCCACACCGCCTAGGGCAAACCAAAAATTACCACCAGTTGCCAGAGCATCAATCGCGGCCAGCAGAAAAGCCGGAATCAGCCCTGCAATTTGCAGGTAGGGAACCATATTAAGTAGCCCGATAAGCATGCCCAGCAGGATAGCCAGCGGAAGCTTGATGATCAGAAATCCAGTGGAAAACAGACATCCGATTATCAAGGCTATTAGAGCCTGTGTGCGGAAATAACGGTTGGTCACTGTGGTGAAATCATCTACCAATGACGCAACGCGACCCCGGTATTTTTCGGGGATCTGGTTGCGCCAATTGCCTAGTTTATCGTAATCCGTCAGCAGGAACACAAGGTAAAGGATAATCACAAACAACCCGGCCAGCGCCCCTATAGTATGCGCCGAGCCGCTGACCACATTCCAGATGCCGGGCAGCGCTTTCTGCGCGGAAACCCTGAGCAGGTCAGTTAAACCGGATTCTGTTAGAAACGAGCGGACATCATCCTGCTTCGCAAGGTCATGAATTGTCTGCCAAAGGTCCTCCGGAATGTACTCCGCCGCCCGCTGCGCAACTTTCGAGTCATTGACCAGACTGGCCAGCAGCATCCCGGTCTGTTTCATTTCCAATCCCACAGCGCGAACAGCCATCCAGAACCCTTTCACTGTGGGGATAAGCAGGGCAACAAGAGTCACCAGAACGGCAGCCGTTCTATTTTTAATGAACCTGCCTGTAAAATTTACCAGTGGATTAAGCAGATAAGCCAGTGTCAAAGCCACAGCAAAAGGAGCCAGAACCGCGCTCAACTTTCCGAGTAACACCACTGTTACCCAGATAAATCCAGCGCCCAGCAAGATGCGTACGACACGGT encodes the following:
- a CDS encoding AI-2E family transporter: MLDENTPYTFDRVVRILLGAGFIWVTVVLLGKLSAVLAPFAVALTLAYLLNPLVNFTGRFIKNRTAAVLVTLVALLIPTVKGFWMAVRAVGLEMKQTGMLLASLVNDSKVAQRAAEYIPEDLWQTIHDLAKQDDVRSFLTESGLTDLLRVSAQKALPGIWNVVSGSAHTIGALAGLFVIILYLVFLLTDYDKLGNWRNQIPEKYRGRVASLVDDFTTVTNRYFRTQALIALIIGCLFSTGFLIIKLPLAILLGMLIGLLNMVPYLQIAGLIPAFLLAAIDALATGGNFWFALGGVGIIFAVVQVLQDAVLVPRLQGESMGLSPWMILLSLSIWGNLLGFLGLVMALPLTCMALALYRQWVMGQGDAEEIIEGEG